In Tepidisphaeraceae bacterium, a single window of DNA contains:
- a CDS encoding Mu-like prophage major head subunit gpT family protein produces MANIYTGLNSLSTIIPGMESVPNLAAFSGTRQKNVPTDFEITLTSAPYESSVEYPLDNYNLDSIGIFENNVRELARKARYQFNKLVTAVLTTNGICSDGQNFFDTDHPYTLSGAQTQKNLVTASDISTLAVANKLTPTDVEMANVILDLFAHLIGLKDRQGDEANGEDCRSVTLLVGDMKKWTAAIKAVSNERLSNLSDNPLQGLADGGVKVKPIFVPTLTGDSIYMLRNDGAVKAVIAGEVVAEPIALGPESEYAREHRKVLFAYDAVRGACPGRYQSAVKATLSNAA; encoded by the coding sequence GTGGCGAACATTTACACGGGGCTGAACTCGCTCAGCACGATCATCCCCGGCATGGAAAGCGTGCCGAATCTGGCTGCGTTCAGCGGCACCCGCCAAAAGAACGTGCCCACTGATTTCGAAATTACGCTGACTTCGGCACCGTACGAGTCGAGCGTGGAATACCCGCTCGATAACTACAACTTGGATTCCATCGGGATTTTCGAGAACAACGTGCGTGAACTTGCCCGCAAGGCTCGATACCAGTTCAACAAGTTGGTTACGGCTGTGCTGACCACTAACGGCATCTGCTCTGACGGGCAGAACTTTTTCGACACCGACCACCCGTACACTCTGTCGGGTGCTCAGACGCAGAAAAACCTCGTGACGGCCTCTGATATCTCGACGCTTGCCGTTGCGAATAAGTTGACGCCGACTGACGTGGAAATGGCCAACGTCATCCTCGATTTGTTCGCTCACCTGATCGGCCTTAAGGACCGTCAGGGCGACGAGGCCAACGGTGAGGATTGCCGTAGCGTGACGCTGCTCGTCGGCGACATGAAAAAGTGGACCGCAGCCATCAAGGCCGTCAGCAACGAACGCCTGAGCAACCTCAGTGACAACCCGTTGCAGGGACTCGCTGACGGTGGCGTCAAGGTCAAGCCGATCTTCGTGCCGACTCTGACCGGCGACAGCATTTACATGCTGCGTAACGACGGTGCCGTCAAGGCCGTCATCGCTGGCGAAGTGGTTGCCGAGCCAATCGCCCTTGGGCCTGAGTCAGAATATGCACGGGAGCATCGCAAGGTGCTGTTTGCATACGACGCCGTTCGTGGTGCCTGCCCCGGTCGCTATCAGAGTGCCGTTAAGGCGACCTTGAGCAACGCTGCCTAA
- a CDS encoding phage tail tube protein codes for MMPQLKKRRVLAFKLETTPGTAETLTAAECIWSIDPIIQYDIPQTDRFATGSLSRLVSTGGARSAKITFGVELAGGGADAVPQWADLLLGCGMVEDTATFSPTSDPADYKTVTFGCYQDGIVKKMAGAMGTFTVDVTSGVRGTINFEFTGIWAAVTDGAMLALPAYAVIPPRAAGATFTIGGSTKKISTLKLATNNTLKLVEDITDVTGYDRAVVTERNLTGNIDPESLTVAADGIYAAWVAGTTAALNLVIGATANNIVTITAPALQYINVQEGDRDGLVTNDAEFRLTCDNDEPDTELVIAFS; via the coding sequence ATGATGCCACAACTGAAAAAGCGCCGTGTACTGGCGTTCAAGCTCGAAACCACGCCGGGGACCGCTGAGACGCTGACCGCCGCTGAATGTATTTGGTCAATCGACCCGATCATCCAATACGACATTCCACAGACCGACCGGTTTGCGACCGGCTCGCTGAGTCGCCTCGTCAGCACTGGCGGCGCTCGCAGTGCCAAGATCACCTTTGGCGTCGAACTGGCTGGCGGCGGTGCTGATGCCGTGCCGCAATGGGCTGACTTGCTGCTCGGTTGCGGTATGGTCGAGGATACCGCCACGTTTTCGCCGACGAGCGACCCCGCCGACTATAAGACGGTCACTTTCGGTTGCTATCAGGATGGCATCGTCAAAAAGATGGCCGGTGCGATGGGAACGTTTACCGTTGACGTTACCAGTGGCGTGCGTGGAACAATTAATTTCGAGTTCACTGGCATTTGGGCAGCGGTCACTGATGGTGCGATGCTGGCATTGCCTGCATACGCAGTCATACCGCCTCGTGCCGCTGGTGCCACGTTCACCATCGGTGGCAGCACCAAGAAAATCTCGACGCTGAAACTCGCCACCAACAACACCCTCAAGCTCGTCGAGGACATCACCGACGTTACCGGTTATGACCGTGCCGTCGTGACCGAGCGAAACCTCACGGGCAACATCGACCCCGAATCGTTGACGGTTGCCGCTGACGGCATCTATGCAGCTTGGGTGGCTGGCACGACCGCCGCACTCAACCTCGTCATCGGTGCGACGGCCAACAACATCGTCACCATCACCGCACCTGCATTGCAGTACATCAATGTGCAGGAGGGCGACCGTGATGGCCTCGTCACCAACGATGCCGAATTCAGGCTGACTTGTGACAACGACGAGCCTGATACCGAGTTGGTCATCGCATTCAGTTAA